Proteins encoded within one genomic window of Episyrphus balteatus chromosome 1, idEpiBalt1.1, whole genome shotgun sequence:
- the LOC129913780 gene encoding serine/threonine-protein kinase Nek5 — MNLEGNGLHVVKLLGEGTFGRVFLAETANDRHRVCVKQIVMRDPSTELKMIREEVYIISQLKHPRIIKFLQSFVQGEVVNIIMEYAPGGTMRTIIDNHIKKPLTHNELQAYFCDMLSGLEYLHIRHVIHRDLKPENLLLDKNNRIKIADFGIALIHSSHAKKMDALGTPYYLAPEILRGYQCDFKADVWSLGCILYEMCSGLGPFSFADTMRELRAMVLHSNSTFYHCKKLEVYYGKMWSTLCERMLTYDRMQRISLPDIVKFHPSITLYFYNLYFDYSY, encoded by the coding sequence atGAATCTAGAAGGCAATGGCTTACATGTAGTAAAACTCTTAGGCGAGGGTACATTTGGTAGAGTCTTCCTAGCCGAAACAGCAAACGATCGCCATCGGGTGTGTGTGAAACAAATTGTAATGCGAGACCCTTCCACTGAATTGAAAATGATCCGCGAAGAAGTTTACATAATTTCCCAGCTCAAACATCCTCGAATAATAAAATTCCTCCAGTCTTTTGTCCAAGGAGAAGTTGTCAACATTATAATGGAATATGCTCCAGGTGGAACCATGCGAACAATAATTGACAATCACATCAAAAAACCCCTCACTCATAACGAACTGCAGGCTTATTTCTGTGATATGTTAAGTGGTCTGGAATATTTACATATTCGTCATGTTATCCATAGAGACTTAAAGCCTGAGAATCTTTTACTGGACAAGAATAATCGAATTAAAATTGCCGACTTTGGCATTGCTCTCATTCACTCTAGTCATGCAAAGAAAATGGACGCTTTGGGAACACCATATTACTTGGCCCCAGAAATTTTAAGAGGCTATCAGTGTGACTTTAAGGCAGATGTTTGGTCTTTGGGGTGTATTCTCTATGAAATGTGTTCAGGCTTAGGACCGTTTAGCTTTGCAGATACCATGAGAGAGCTAAGAGCAATGGTGTTGCACAGCAATTCAACGTTTTACCATTGTAAAAAGTTGGAAGTGTACTACGGAAAGATGTGGTCTACGCTTTGTGAAAGAATGCTAACCTACGATCGAATGCAAAGGATTTCACTTCCTGACATTGTTAAATTTCATCCATCGATtactttgtatttttataatttatattttgactATTCATACTAA